The genomic window TATGGCACTCCTTCAATCTGGAACATCTACATAAAgttttttggctctcccttcatatcagagaagaagtttgaattattatggtgttaaaaaataaaatatgttgatattatacaatactaaaCATAGATTTTATGCATCTcggagtttctaaattttttctgtcttctgaggcttccacaaaactccccctaaaatttccttttaatttcttatgctgacctgtaaTATATCAAAatcacaatggggaaagtcacaatatGGAAAGTATAACTTTAGTGTTTTTAAGTAAAGCAAAATAAGGAAAAcgttacaaagaaaaccaattatattgaagtgcAGTTATCaagatatataaaaagtaaacaggctcacagatcccaggttaagaatccctgaactcgggtctccctgactcaccctctgccatctagctgctgGTGTGGTGCACAGCTGGACACCTCTGCTGAAGAGGATGCAGAGTTGCCtgcaggaagacctaggttcctaTGCCTCTGACACAGATGGGccttgtgaccttaggcaagtcactgagctcCTTGTTGCTTAAGTCAGGTCTCTAAGTTTCAAAGTCCTCTCCTCTGGGAATCCCCTATGCagtaccaatgaaatcccaggctTAGGCGCTATCCCTGTTCCCTCCTTCACAGGCctattgaaaaaaatgctttgtaaattgtaaatgctatagaaatgggagctatgcattattatttttcattttttccctctgtatcTTGCAACCTTAGACAGATGGATTCCAAGTAACTATCCAATTACAGAGAACATTCGTGCTGTATACTTAACTTTAGAAAAGTTGATTCAGTCTGAGGAGACCCAGGTGAATGGAATTGTTATCCTTGCGGACTACAAAGGAGTTGGCTTAGCCAAGGCTTCCCATTTTGGTCCTTTTATAGCCAAAAAAGTGATTGGAATTCTCCAGGTAAGGTCTGCACTTGGGTTGGGGAACAATCCATAGATACATTAGTCAGCTGACActttatcctttgttcttaaGGTGCAGGAGTTGGGGGATGATTTGGCTTTTCTCCTAGAATCAGGATTGCCCATTTTTCCCCCCAACCTATGGATGATTTGAAAGTTTTACCTTACACTATGGGCTCGCAGGGTCTCCGTTGGTTTCCCCGAGCTGTAGTTTAGACAAGATCAGCTCTAAAGTCTGAACTACAGAAAACAAAGAAGGCCAACTTTTCAGAaattggtttttgttttcctcGGATGTGAAATCTCACTTTTGCAGTCATTTATATGATCTttatgtggatgacatttttctttttttgattaatttttccCAAGCCAAACCTCCTATAGAAAAGTTTGAGTATTTTGGTGCCTCAGATTATCAAAGCAAATTCTatcataatattttcttttttatatgttttatttgtttctaattacacttggaaataatttttaactttgttttttaaaattttattttttaaaatgtcaaagttctttccctcctttccttctctttcccttccttgaaaaggcaagcaagcaatttgatatagattatacatgggcagtcatgcaaaacatatttccataataacCATGTTGCGaaggaaaacacagaccaaaaaaaaaaacccaccaaaaaaaataaagtgaaaaatagaatgcATTGATATGCATTTGGACtctatcattctttctctggaggtggatagcatttttcagatGATAGTTTTCCAAGTAATTTGGAACATTTGAGACATGAGGTCTGGTGTTCTTTCTGCACCCCCTGGTGCTGGAGAAGGACCCAGGTTCTGACAGGGCCCTTCAAGCTGGAAAGTGAACAAAGCCTGGCAATAGACTTGATAGATGCCTGTCATCTGAGGATCATCCAGCTCAGGGCATTTGACAATTTGGTAAGCAGAAGGTTAACCCCTCACTGAAGACATTTTTTTAGCCAGAGCTACTCAGGATACCACTAAGGGGTGGAGAGGATATAAAGCACACAGATTGGTAGGAAGCATGGAAAGTTTGGAAAGTCTGACTCTCTTGAAACGTTACATGAGATGGGAAGGTCAGTGGAAGCTTACAGCATGGAAGCCCACAGAAAGGGGGCCCTGGCTCTGGGGCTAAGCATTAGACTAGGTTTATCTCCAGAGAAGTGCATGGTAGTTACTCCAGCTTGTGAAATAAGAAACCACATAAGAATGTGCCCAGTTTTGAAACTTCAACAGGATGACTCCTCCTCtagccttcctcctctcctttctcacaGCCACTGCTCTGACCCATTAAAACTGTTCCATGGACTGATGTAGCAGCCTCCTAACTACTCTTTCTGCTTCTAGACTCCCTTCTCTCTGGTCCATCCTATGTACTGCCTCGTATTCGTCTTCCAGATACACCATGATGCTACTCACCCTGCTTTCCTGCCCCAAAATATCCAATGGTTccgtttttttcttaattaattaatttttagttttctacattaatttttataagattttgagttctaaatttttcccccttctttccctccccccccaggacaacatgcaatctgatataggctgtacgtgcataatcatattaaacatatttccacattagtcatgttgtaaggaagaattagaaccaaaaggaaaaaccacaagaaagaaaaaacaaaacaaaaaaaaacaacaaaaaagagagaaaatagcatacttcagtctgcattcagaccccatagttctttctctggatgtgaatagcaatttttcatcacaagtcttttggaactgcCTTAGATCATTTCACTGCtcagaactaagtctatcaaagttggtcattgaacaatgttactgttaccatgtacaatgttctcctggttctgctcacttcactcagcatcagttcatctaagtttttccaggtttttctgaaatccgtctgcccatcatttcttatagaacagtagtattccattacatttatataccacaacttgttcagccattccccaatggatgggcatcccctaatttccagttcttggccaccacgaagagttactataaatatttttgtatatgtaagtcctttccccctttttaattatttctttgggatacagacctagtagtggtattgctagaccaaagggtatacacagttttatagccctttagacatagttccaagttgctctccagaatggttggatcagttcacaactctaccaacaatgcattaaagtTCCAATTTTTgcacatctccaatatttatcatttttctgttttgtcatgttagccaatctgataggtatgatgtagaacaatgatttcattgttgttcagttaaaGACCAAACCCTATAATTTTAGCCTGGCACTCAAGGCTTTTTACAATGTGACCCAGCCTTCTCTTTCACCTGTGTCACCTCCTTCATGCCCTCTACACTCCTCATGTGCTCCTCATCTGTTGGTGAGTAGGCCTGTCCTTCTCACCTCCATGCCCTTGCTGTTTGTTTGCCCAACTTGGAATGatgcccttccccttctactcTACATTTCCAACTCCTGCTCATCCTTCAGGGCCTACTCAAATGTCACCTTTCTAATAAAGCCTTGACCAATTCCCATAACTCACAGCCAAAACTAATTTCTCCAACCTCTTCAATAGCATTCTGTACAGGTTATGTTCTGCTTAGAGTCACCATTACacatactagtgccttccctcattTACTAGACCATAAACCCCCTGAAAGGAGGGATTATGTCTTGCTCCTGACTGTCCTTCAAAAGGGcttgcacatggtaggtatttagtgtttattgaattaatgATTCAGGAATGTGGTAGAAGAACTGATCATGAGACACTTGACAGTCCctggcatatgtgtgtatagaccaTGTCCTAAGCCTCCTTTCTTTATTCTTCAAATCTTTTGCTTTCTGCATTTACCAGATGCTTGGCAGAAGGTGGGTATGTCTCAACCCAGAGCATTCTCACCTCAGAGGCAGAAGTGggtgtcctcccctcccccatcactaAATTAACTTTTTAATGCAAAGACAGTTTTGATGGGTAAGGCAGCAGAGGCCCTTGCTTTCTGCTACCAGTGTGTCTTTAAGAGTTCTCTGGTGTCTCATAGGCATCTCAGGcaccttccttcttctcttggtCCCACTCCTTTCCTTCCAGGCCAGTGAAGATGTTTTCTTTGCTCCTTACCGGGAAGAGCCTCATTACTGGGCATCCTCTGTGGGAGGGATTGCAGAGCAACAggaaattctactttttttttctctgccatcaacttacagtgtgaccttgggaagtgaGTTATGTCCTCTgaacttcatctataaaatgggagtcaGACTAAgtgtctctgaggtctcttccagatctgccattctgtgttctaacaGTCTAGGTTCTCAGTCTTCCTGAATTAACTCCATCTCATGTGATCACTTGTTCTACATCCCCACCACATTGGCCTAGAGCCTTCTGGCTCAGACCTGTCGTGattaggtcctttccaactctgatatgCTATGTCCTAAGCCTTCCTGAATGAACATCCCACCAACCTGTCCCTCAGCATTTGCATATGTCTTTCTAACACAGGCAGACTGTGTTCTAAGCCCTTTACCAGCTTGAGTATGATTCAGTTTCTGTTCTAACTTATTTGGGGGCACATTAAAAGAATTTGGCTTTTCTTTGGCATCAAGACTCTGATCTACTCAGCTTTCTGGGCACAGGTGAGCTTACAGGTATTTAAATGACTGGATTTGGAGGATTTGGTATTTCCTGGGTCTTTTCCAGGAATCACTAGGAAGAATAGGTACGTACTTATAGTTCTGGCTCATTCTAGAAAGGCCACCTGTCCAGAAGTTAAATTCCTGATTTAGGTCTCAGCTTTGGTTTGTGTGTAAGGAGCAGATCCAGAAATGGGTGTCTAATCTGGCTGTTGTTGGCTTCTTGGTACAGGAAAAAGAACACAGGCTTGGGggtcaggagacttggattcgAATCATGCTCTCTCATTTGCTTGTAGTTGGACAAGTTATGtaatttctctgagactcagattcctcatttgtaaaagagggaTCAATAAGCTCCAGCCTGCCTGCTTCACATGTTGGTTGTGATCATGAAAAACACTAATTAAAACACTAAATCTATGTGAACTGTGGCTATTGAATTCAGTTAGTAAATGTTATGCATGGAGTGATGGGAGATGTCCCAGAAGGAGGGGTACTACTGACTTTGTTTTCTACAGAGGTTTCCAGgtgttctaaaataatttttcttttcttaccacAGGATGGGTTTCCCATTAGAATAAAAGCTGTCAATATTGTAAATGAACCTCGAATATTCAAAGGCATTTTTGCTATCATAAAACCAtttctgaaggagaaaatagcaaACAGAGTAAGTGACTTCTTTCTGTCAATGGCAGCTTTAAATGTTGGCTTTctcccatttcctcctcctctttgaaGAGGTTCAGGATTATGGGTATGGAGCATGATGGATAATTAGCAGACTTTCTCAATTTgctggttttgcttaacttttttttcatctttttttattcttttctatagTGGATGACTTTCTgcgagggggaggaagagggaatgcACTGGGAAATGTGGGTGAtgttaaaaaatatgaatataaatttatttttaaaataaaagtttaatatAAGTTTTATTATAACATGATTATAATATACAATACATTATATAAGTAATTATATCTATATAATCATATATTCTAAGTtttaatataaactttaaaaagctgAAAGTAAAGTTTGGCCTTTTCTTTATGGAGTAGCCCCTCAAAGAAGATGTTTTCCTTATAGTCTTTTTttctactgttttattttttataagatgAATGAATGTTTAAGCTTGTTGTTTATGTGTTAGAGCAGACTAAGTGTGGAGATACAAATCAATAACTTCCTTttgaaaatgaggggtttgaccTCCATGTTCTCCAaggacccttctagctctgacattctgtgattctgcggttccttccagttctaatgttCTAGACCCATAGTCCATTCTTACTCTAAAATTATCTGTCATCTAAATCCAACAACTGAATCAACCTTTTGGGAATAAAAGAGGAAATTCATCAAGGTTAACCTTGTAAGGACAGTGGCTATCCCACCTTCTGCTCCCTCCTGGCCACGTGACCTGGCATTTCTGCCTCAGCTTCAGTTGTCTCATTTCTAAAACGAAgggttgaactcaatgacctcttACCCCTTCCTACTGTAGATCTCTAATCCTGTGATTCATGCccttctctcaatctcagtttcctcttctgtaaaatggggggactCTCTAAGGTGACCTATGAGGCCTtcctcagctctgacattctgagttTTAAGCTCCTTCCATCCATGAACTTCAGTAAGCCTTGGTTTCAGGATGTCTAGGAATTTACTTTGAAATCTGTCATTGTTTCTGgtcttatttactttttaatatcTTGACTTAATAGTCTAAAAAGTTAGGTCAGAGGGACCCACAGGTGTTAGAAAGGTGACTCAAAAGAATTTTGGCGATTTCTTATTTAATGGAATTTTTAGTCATAAATGTGCAGTTTGAGTGGTTTTCAAAAGTTATTTGCCCAGTTATTAATGGCTGTGTTACAGCTGTCTGAACTTTACTTCAGAAACTGGAAATATAGAAGTGAAATCTCTGTCCCCATTTGCCCCTTTTCATTCTAGTTTTGCTTTCTTGGAAGAAGTTAGCTTTTCCACAAGAAGTAGCTGCAAGGCTACTAGGGCCCTGCTATTACTAAAGCCAGCTTGAGGGGCAATTATTCAAGTATTTTTACGTGGTATTATCAGAAGGGAACTAGACCTGgactcaggagacctgggtcttcttgactctgccaCTTGTTGTCTGTATGGTTACTTCCCCTccttgaacttcagtttcttcatctgtaaaatggttatgATACCCCTGTCCTGCTTACCTCTCAGGGTATGCCTCAAATAGGATAATTTATGTACAGTATAACAGGAAAAGGCTATGAAATGTTTACTGACATGGCTCGGTCTCCTTACCCTTGGTGGAATTTTGTAGCAGCAGGTGTGTCCTAACACTTGTGCTTCATGGACTCTTCCCTGTTTGTTTCCccttcagtttttccttcacGGATCTGATTTGAATTCTCTGCACCTGAACCTTCCAAAGAGTATCCTTCCTAAGGAGTATGGAGGCACTGCTGGGGACCTAGATGCCAATGCCTGGAAGGAGGTGCTGCTGGCCTCAGAGGAGGACTTTGTGAAGGAGTTCTGCAGGCCTCTCCCCCTCAGCAATAGCCTCCTCCAGGAGACCCTGATGGTGGAGGGAATAACCTCTGAGATTCAGGGTGATGACTCCGTTCGGGGGGTAAAGTCACAGCTGTACTCCTGCTATTAACCAAGAAGTCACATAGTTTTCTACATACATTGCAGCCATTaagtaatttctttctctctcctaaaGCATAAAAGGAGAATTTGAAATCCCATGAGTTTGGCCCTATCCATAACAGAATTTAACCCTAATGAAGTTATGATCagctttaaaatacaaatatattacaGAAAGTGACATGTGGGTGAGTTTGCTTGAGAATTAGTCTAAGACAGACCTTTGTAGTCTATCTTTAGGCCCCGTGGGGACATTGCCAGTGGTCGGGTTTCCTGAACCCCACTTTGAAGTCATTCATCTGGTTGCTGTACTCTGGGGACATATCCTGTAATTTCTGTCAATTTGAGCACTTCCCTCAGATTTCAGCTCTTCCATGCTTTAGTAGACGGTTTCACGAGCTTCTGAGGCAAAAGCAATCTCCCACTTAGTGACCAACGCACTGGTGATGAATCTCTCTGCGCTTAGCTGTTCTTGTCCTGGGATAGTCTGTTGCTAGGACTTTTCTTGAAATCCTTCTGTCTTGATGAGATCAGCCAAAGCTTGTGCTCCCCTGGCATTGTCTTTGAGACAGACCACTCTGAGGACTTGAGGGAAGGAATTTCATAACCATTGCAAAAAGAACTCCAGTAGGGGGCAGGCCAGGAATGAGAGGTCAGCTGTCCTGGAAAAACCAGCCTGTGGCAAGTGAGCTCATGCTGTTGCCGTGGGGATTGCTAGAGAGATTATGAAGATTATCAAGAGGTCCCCCGGAGTCTTGCTTCACAGTCATCTATCTCAGAGATTACTTGCCCTGCACTCCTCCTTACTGTCATCACTGTGATCAGGAGCTGCTAATTCAtcacttgttcctttttttttttaactgtaatgCTTTTTGCTGCAGTTTAGAAGCATCAGGGCACCATCAAAGAGTTTTCTTTCAGACGATAGGAGCCAAAGGTGGCCCCTTGGAGATTCCTGCTGCTGTGATCCCCTTTCTCCAGCAGCTCTGAAGGTCTTGGCCTTC from Notamacropus eugenii isolate mMacEug1 chromosome 1, mMacEug1.pri_v2, whole genome shotgun sequence includes these protein-coding regions:
- the TTPAL gene encoding alpha-tocopherol transfer protein-like, with protein sequence MSEKSDSLRTSPSVASLSENELHLPKRPGYVCSLTEELITKAREELQEKPEWRLRDVQALRDMVCKDYPNLSTSLDDAFLLRFLRARKFDYDRALQLLVNYHSCRRSWPEVFDNLKPSALTEVLASGFLTVLPHSDPRGCQVVCLRPDRWIPSNYPITENIRAVYLTLEKLIQSEETQVNGIVILADYKGVGLAKASHFGPFIAKKVIGILQDGFPIRIKAVNIVNEPRIFKGIFAIIKPFLKEKIANRFFLHGSDLNSLHLNLPKSILPKEYGGTAGDLDANAWKEVLLASEEDFVKEFCRPLPLSNSLLQETLMVEGITSEIQGDDSVRGVKSQLYSCY